From Virgibacillus ihumii, the proteins below share one genomic window:
- a CDS encoding alpha/beta fold hydrolase, translated as MQKWKRSLIETARGTFEMFIKGEGNPLCVSHHYSIFNDTGDYFAEAFTKTNKVYLVNLREAGDSAKAYDPYQLSMLETILDLEAIRETLGYHQWGFAGHSTGGMLGIMYGIYFSASLTFNVIVGAAAREYMTFSKDCIYNEEHPDFNRLQQLMEALKRDNLSTENRKKLKAERTKLSLYEPAKHDDYFNSGIHKEISAVRLNFFSRELHVFDVTRKLGLVTVPTLIMCGRYDVQCPVMYSEEMHQHIPRSTLVVFDRSNHYPFLEEEERFAAEYKLFLKEGVNC; from the coding sequence ATGCAAAAATGGAAAAGAAGCTTAATTGAGACAGCACGTGGTACCTTCGAAATGTTTATTAAAGGGGAAGGTAACCCTCTTTGTGTGTCACATCATTATTCCATATTTAATGATACCGGGGATTATTTTGCTGAAGCTTTCACGAAGACAAATAAAGTTTATCTTGTGAATTTGCGGGAAGCAGGGGATTCAGCGAAAGCATATGATCCATACCAGCTCAGCATGCTGGAGACGATACTTGATCTGGAAGCAATCCGTGAAACATTGGGTTATCATCAATGGGGTTTTGCCGGACACTCTACAGGTGGAATGCTGGGCATCATGTACGGAATTTATTTTTCAGCAAGCTTAACGTTTAATGTGATTGTGGGAGCGGCAGCACGGGAGTATATGACCTTTTCCAAAGATTGTATTTATAATGAGGAGCACCCAGATTTTAATCGTTTGCAACAATTGATGGAGGCTTTGAAACGTGATAATTTGTCAACCGAAAATCGCAAAAAATTAAAAGCGGAACGTACAAAATTGTCATTGTACGAGCCTGCAAAGCATGATGATTATTTTAATTCCGGAATTCATAAAGAAATATCCGCAGTCAGACTGAATTTTTTTAGCAGGGAATTGCATGTGTTTGATGTTACCAGAAAATTAGGGCTTGTTACGGTTCCAACATTGATTATGTGCGGACGGTATGATGTTCAATGTCCGGTTATGTACTCTGAGGAGATGCATCAGCATATTCCCCGTTCGACATTGGTTGTTTTTGACCGAAGCAACCATTATCCATTTCTGGAAGAGGAGGAGAGATTTGCAGCGGAATATAAATTGTTTTTAAAGGAAGGGGTGAATTGTTGA
- a CDS encoding nucleotidyltransferase: MTEIKNIGGFCDTDDTGYIINTACTRKISPAFHQVLNEMIQYYRMQLGKNLHSIYVRGSVPHGQAIYSVSDLDTLAIVNEEVDSMDLQWVEGIEQKINEKFPCINGVEFSFYLMEDVLETSTFSIIPFMLKTHSVCVYGEDLISLLPSYRADKTLANHHLINLKNQVDQAKKDLDDNYDTEDILDCCSWIMKIIVRAGLTLVMVEEKRYTRDLYPAYKLFSQYYPEKEPEMKLALQYAIEPITDTEELLHFLEQTGTWIITEAEEWLEIYNPYRVSEMELR, encoded by the coding sequence TTGACTGAGATAAAAAATATTGGCGGCTTTTGTGACACTGATGATACAGGATATATTATCAATACAGCTTGTACACGAAAAATTAGTCCCGCATTTCATCAAGTACTGAATGAAATGATTCAATATTACCGAATGCAGCTTGGCAAAAATTTGCATAGTATCTATGTGCGCGGATCTGTTCCGCATGGACAGGCTATTTACAGTGTTTCAGATTTAGACACTTTAGCCATTGTAAATGAAGAAGTGGACTCTATGGATTTGCAATGGGTTGAAGGAATTGAACAGAAGATAAATGAAAAATTTCCTTGTATAAATGGAGTGGAATTCAGTTTTTATCTAATGGAAGATGTACTGGAGACTTCCACTTTTTCCATTATACCCTTTATGCTGAAAACGCATAGTGTGTGCGTTTACGGTGAAGATCTAATAAGTCTGCTTCCATCTTATAGGGCTGACAAAACGCTTGCGAACCATCATTTAATTAACTTGAAAAATCAGGTGGATCAGGCAAAGAAAGATCTTGATGATAATTATGATACAGAGGATATTTTGGATTGTTGCAGCTGGATTATGAAAATTATAGTCAGAGCAGGACTTACCCTGGTGATGGTAGAAGAAAAACGATATACAAGAGATTTGTATCCAGCGTACAAGCTTTTTTCGCAATATTACCCGGAGAAAGAACCTGAAATGAAACTGGCCTTGCAGTATGCAATTGAACCAATTACCGATACGGAAGAATTGTTACACTTTTTGGAGCAGACGGGTACTTGGATAATTACTGAAGCTGAAGAATGGCTGGAAATTTATAATCCGTATCGAGTGTCCGAAATGGAATTGAGGTAA